A window from Symbiopectobacterium purcellii encodes these proteins:
- the sulA gene encoding SOS-induced cell division inhibitor SulA, which produces MRAHSIRSERHQPASLHSAPLPRHTVAGYGSGIISEIDYSVEHPMTTLLLLPLLQQLAAQSRWLLWLAPQQKISRHWLQQSGLPLDKVIQPYHLSPNETVDAMEKALLTGNYSVVLCWLEHNLTEEESMRLRQAAQKGNAYGFIMRPQCISREEDGLFSRLKIHSTLYH; this is translated from the coding sequence ATGCGTGCGCACTCTATTCGTTCAGAACGTCATCAGCCGGCCTCACTGCATAGTGCCCCATTGCCACGGCACACGGTTGCAGGATACGGCAGCGGTATCATCAGCGAAATCGACTACAGTGTTGAGCACCCAATGACAACGCTTCTGTTACTGCCACTTTTGCAACAATTAGCCGCGCAATCGCGCTGGTTGCTGTGGCTGGCCCCCCAACAAAAAATCAGCCGCCACTGGTTACAGCAATCGGGTTTACCCTTAGATAAAGTGATTCAACCTTATCACCTCAGCCCTAATGAAACTGTAGATGCCATGGAAAAAGCGCTGTTAACGGGGAATTACAGCGTTGTCTTATGCTGGCTTGAGCACAATTTGACGGAAGAAGAAAGTATGCGTTTGAGGCAAGCTGCTCAAAAAGGAAACGCCTACGGATTTATCATGAGACCACAGTGCATAAGCAGAGAAGAGGATGGACTATTTTCTCGCCTAAAAATTCACTCAACGCTGTACCATTAA
- the ompA gene encoding porin OmpA: MKKTAIAIAVALAGFATVAQAAPKEETWYVGGKLGVSQFHDTGFYGNGFESLNNNPIKSKLGAGAFVGYQANQYLGFELGYDWLGRLKYSGSATSATDSAAFKAQGVQLAAKLSYPVMQDLDVYTRLGGMVWRVDANGTVNPNQLSDSDTGVSPLAAVGIEYAFDRDWAARVDYQWTNNIGDAGTVGARPDNLLMSVGVSYRFGQGDAPAPVVAAPAPVAAPAPVVETKRFTLRSDVLFNFNKDTLKPEGRQSLDQLYSQLSNLDPKDGSVVVLGFTDRIGSVEANQALSERRAQNVVSYLVSKGIPANKISARGMGKSNPVTGSTCDNTKPRAALIDCLAPDRRVEIEVKGIKDVVSQPQA, translated from the coding sequence ATGAAAAAAACAGCTATCGCAATTGCAGTGGCACTGGCTGGCTTTGCTACAGTCGCACAAGCAGCCCCCAAAGAAGAAACCTGGTACGTTGGCGGTAAACTGGGTGTATCCCAGTTCCATGACACCGGTTTCTACGGTAATGGTTTTGAAAGTCTTAACAACAACCCGATCAAAAGCAAACTGGGCGCAGGCGCATTCGTCGGCTATCAGGCAAACCAATATCTGGGCTTTGAATTAGGTTATGACTGGCTGGGCCGTTTGAAATATTCAGGTTCTGCGACCAGCGCAACTGACAGTGCCGCTTTCAAAGCTCAGGGCGTTCAGTTGGCTGCTAAATTAAGCTACCCGGTAATGCAAGATCTGGACGTTTATACTCGTCTGGGCGGCATGGTATGGCGCGTTGATGCTAATGGCACAGTTAACCCGAATCAGTTGAGCGACAGCGACACTGGCGTATCCCCGCTGGCTGCTGTCGGTATCGAATATGCTTTCGATCGTGACTGGGCTGCACGCGTTGACTACCAGTGGACCAACAATATTGGCGATGCAGGCACCGTTGGTGCACGTCCTGATAACCTGTTGATGAGCGTTGGCGTTTCCTACCGTTTCGGTCAGGGTGATGCTCCGGCACCAGTTGTTGCTGCTCCGGCACCTGTTGCAGCACCAGCACCGGTTGTAGAAACCAAGCGTTTCACACTGCGTTCTGACGTTCTGTTCAACTTCAATAAAGACACCCTGAAACCAGAAGGTCGTCAGTCTCTGGACCAACTGTACAGCCAACTGAGCAATCTGGATCCTAAAGACGGTTCTGTTGTTGTTCTGGGCTTCACTGACCGCATCGGTTCTGTAGAAGCTAACCAGGCGCTGTCAGAACGTCGTGCGCAGAACGTCGTGTCTTACCTGGTATCCAAAGGTATCCCGGCGAACAAGATCTCTGCTCGTGGCATGGGTAAATCCAACCCGGTTACCGGTTCTACCTGCGATAACACCAAACCGCGTGCAGCGCTGATCGATTGCCTGGCACCGGATCGTCGTGTTGAGATCGAAGTTAAAGGCATCAAAGACGTTGTTTCTCAGCCTCAGGCTTAA
- the matP gene encoding macrodomain Ter protein MatP encodes MKYQQLENLECGWKWKYLVKKHREGEAITRFIEQSAADDAVDALLKMANQPVLVLAWIKQCMNPALENRLKQTIRARRKRHFNAESQLTRKKSIDLEYLVWQRLAALATRRNSTLSETVVQLIEDAESKERYANQMSLLKQDLKAILSQDNSDTKKNG; translated from the coding sequence ATGAAATATCAACAGTTAGAGAATCTTGAGTGCGGTTGGAAATGGAAATATCTGGTGAAAAAGCACCGGGAAGGTGAAGCCATCACACGCTTCATTGAGCAAAGTGCGGCTGATGATGCGGTAGACGCGTTGCTAAAAATGGCGAACCAACCGGTGTTGGTGCTTGCTTGGATTAAACAGTGCATGAACCCTGCCTTGGAAAATCGCCTTAAGCAAACGATACGTGCACGTCGCAAGCGCCATTTCAATGCCGAAAGCCAGCTCACGCGTAAAAAATCTATCGATCTTGAATATCTGGTGTGGCAACGGCTAGCGGCATTGGCAACCCGTCGCAATTCGACTTTGTCGGAAACCGTTGTGCAATTGATAGAAGATGCTGAGTCCAAAGAGCGCTATGCGAATCAAATGTCATTGCTAAAACAGGATCTGAAAGCGATCTTGTCTCAAGATAACAGCGACACAAAAAAGAACGGATAA
- a CDS encoding AAA family ATPase — MTSNQLAWQHLLPDHTPYQSLFDRADKLEPLDFAALQPRLADSLKVFCHPRSPSPYMLVKAEETHDYLALITGAVRHLCPPISAPRGSRYRIEHDRVEIEPAQQRDDNFAAQQSCEFQAWIEAEQLFGCVRYFQERISLQPGLLHRINGGTLILTARTLLAQPLLWLRLKQIIAEGLYHWLSPDERRPLLLAIPPMPMNIRLIVVGDRESLGDLHDIEPDLRDLAVYGEFESELPLIDEDDMSRWCAYINALCTANHLPALAVDAWPSLLQLAVRYSGDQGSLPLCPQWLTHQLKHIAIYAQEAHITAQTITEAIAAQRWREGYLAERMHDEIELGQIVIETEGEVVGQINGLSVLEYPGHPVTFGEPTRISCVVHPGDGEFTDVDRKAELAGNLHAKGMMIMQAFLISELELEQQLPFSASLVFEQSYSEVDGDSASLAELCALISALSLQPINQQLAITGSVDQFGRVQPIGGVNEKIEGFFEICQRRELTGNQGVIIPAANLRHLSLNADVVEAVRAGQFHIIPVETVPEAITLLTNMLYDDEQQPNLLGLIKERIAQFSPPERRRFPWFFR; from the coding sequence TTGACCAGTAACCAACTTGCATGGCAGCATCTGCTGCCCGACCACACGCCTTACCAGTCTCTGTTCGATCGGGCAGACAAGCTTGAACCGCTGGATTTTGCTGCGCTTCAGCCCCGACTGGCTGATAGCCTGAAGGTATTTTGCCATCCGCGATCGCCGTCGCCCTATATGTTGGTGAAGGCCGAAGAGACCCACGATTACCTCGCGCTCATTACAGGGGCAGTAAGGCATTTGTGCCCACCGATCTCAGCCCCACGCGGTAGCCGTTATCGCATTGAGCACGATCGGGTTGAGATTGAACCGGCGCAGCAACGTGATGATAATTTTGCGGCCCAGCAGTCATGCGAATTCCAGGCATGGATCGAAGCAGAACAGTTATTCGGCTGTGTCCGTTATTTTCAGGAACGCATTAGCCTGCAACCCGGCTTATTACACCGTATCAATGGTGGTACGTTGATCCTGACCGCACGAACGTTGTTAGCACAGCCATTGTTGTGGTTACGCCTGAAGCAGATTATTGCAGAAGGCCTGTATCATTGGCTTTCACCTGATGAAAGGCGTCCTTTACTTCTCGCTATTCCGCCGATGCCGATGAACATTCGGTTGATTGTGGTCGGCGACCGCGAGAGCCTTGGCGATCTGCACGATATTGAACCTGACTTGCGTGACCTGGCGGTTTACGGCGAATTTGAATCCGAATTGCCGCTGATTGACGAAGATGACATGTCACGCTGGTGTGCATACATTAATGCGCTATGCACCGCCAATCATCTTCCTGCGCTTGCGGTGGATGCCTGGCCTTCACTGCTGCAATTAGCCGTGCGTTACAGCGGCGATCAGGGCAGCCTGCCGCTTTGCCCACAATGGCTTACACATCAGCTCAAGCACATTGCCATTTACGCTCAGGAAGCGCATATCACCGCTCAAACCATCACGGAGGCAATCGCCGCCCAACGCTGGCGAGAAGGCTACCTGGCAGAGCGTATGCATGACGAAATTGAGCTGGGACAGATAGTGATTGAAACCGAGGGGGAAGTTGTTGGTCAAATTAATGGACTCTCGGTACTCGAATACCCCGGTCATCCAGTGACATTTGGTGAGCCCACACGCATTAGCTGTGTGGTTCACCCTGGTGATGGTGAATTTACAGATGTCGATCGCAAAGCAGAACTGGCCGGCAATTTACACGCCAAGGGCATGATGATCATGCAGGCATTTCTGATTTCCGAGTTGGAGCTTGAACAACAGTTGCCCTTCTCTGCATCGCTGGTGTTTGAGCAGTCCTACAGTGAAGTTGATGGTGACAGTGCGTCGCTGGCGGAATTGTGCGCATTAATCAGCGCCTTGTCACTGCAACCCATAAATCAACAGCTCGCGATCACCGGTTCTGTCGATCAATTTGGCCGCGTGCAACCCATTGGTGGCGTCAACGAGAAGATTGAAGGCTTCTTCGAAATTTGTCAGCGTCGAGAACTCACCGGCAATCAGGGTGTCATTATTCCAGCGGCTAATCTTCGTCACTTGAGTCTGAATGCCGATGTGGTAGAGGCCGTTCGTGCCGGACAATTCCATATCATTCCCGTGGAAACGGTGCCGGAAGCCATCACGTTATTAACGAATATGCTCTATGACGATGAACAGCAGCCCAATCTGTTGGGCTTGATCAAAGAGCGTATTGCACAATTCTCACCGCCGGAGCGACGCCGCTTCCCGTGGTTTTTTCGGTGA
- the fabA gene encoding bifunctional 3-hydroxydecanoyl-ACP dehydratase/trans-2-decenoyl-ACP isomerase has translation MVDKRESYTKEDLLASSRGELFGPEGPQLPAPNMLMMDRVVKMTEDGGNHGKGYVEAELDITPDLWFFGCHFIGDPVMPGCLGLDAMWQLVGFYLGWLGGEGKGRALGVGEVKFTGQVLPTAKKVTYRIHFKRVINRRLVMGIADGEVLVDGKQIYTANELKVGLFKDTTAF, from the coding sequence ATGGTAGATAAACGCGAATCTTATACGAAAGAAGACCTTCTTGCCTCTAGCCGTGGTGAACTGTTCGGCCCTGAAGGCCCACAGTTGCCTGCCCCAAACATGTTGATGATGGATCGTGTCGTCAAAATGACGGAAGACGGTGGCAATCACGGCAAAGGCTACGTTGAAGCCGAATTGGATATTACTCCCGACCTGTGGTTCTTTGGTTGCCACTTTATCGGCGATCCGGTGATGCCTGGTTGCCTGGGACTGGATGCCATGTGGCAGTTGGTCGGGTTCTATCTCGGCTGGCTGGGCGGTGAAGGTAAAGGCCGTGCGCTGGGCGTGGGTGAAGTGAAATTCACTGGGCAGGTCTTGCCGACGGCTAAAAAAGTCACCTACCGTATTCACTTCAAGCGCGTTATCAATCGCCGTTTGGTGATGGGCATTGCCGATGGTGAAGTGTTGGTTGATGGAAAGCAGATCTACACAGCTAACGAATTAAAAGTGGGCCTGTTCAAAGACACTACCGCGTTCTAA
- a CDS encoding tellurite resistance TerB family protein yields the protein MSQWMQQIQTLLGAAGAKTGSAASSAKSGNLGDMLKPAAFGGLAGVLLSNKSTRKMLGSLGKNALIIGGSAAAGVMLWNQYKKRVRDTHVEDADFGAQSSSDNVRARRLIMALVFAAKSDGHIDATEQQRIKENVHELQLGAEAETWIQDAIDQPLDPARLANGVKNEEEALEVYFLSCAVIDVDHFMEKSYLNALAQELKIPADVCESIGHEVQIKRAAL from the coding sequence ATGAGTCAATGGATGCAACAGATACAAACACTCCTGGGGGCTGCGGGAGCAAAAACGGGCTCGGCAGCGAGCAGCGCTAAAAGTGGCAATCTGGGGGATATGCTAAAACCTGCAGCGTTTGGTGGGTTGGCGGGGGTGTTGCTGTCGAACAAATCTACAAGAAAGATGCTGGGGTCACTGGGTAAAAATGCCTTGATCATCGGTGGAAGCGCTGCGGCTGGCGTTATGCTGTGGAACCAATACAAAAAGCGGGTGCGTGATACCCACGTCGAGGATGCCGACTTCGGCGCGCAGTCATCCAGTGACAACGTGCGTGCCCGTCGTTTGATCATGGCATTGGTTTTTGCGGCCAAGAGCGATGGGCATATCGATGCTACAGAGCAGCAACGCATAAAAGAGAACGTCCATGAACTTCAACTGGGCGCAGAAGCTGAAACCTGGATACAAGACGCTATCGACCAACCGCTAGATCCCGCACGGTTAGCTAATGGGGTTAAGAATGAAGAAGAAGCGTTGGAGGTCTACTTCTTAAGCTGTGCGGTAATAGATGTCGACCACTTTATGGAGAAAAGTTACCTTAATGCCCTCGCGCAGGAACTGAAAATCCCGGCAGACGTGTGCGAGTCGATTGGTCATGAAGTGCAGATAAAGCGAGCCGCATTGTAG
- a CDS encoding RpiB/LacA/LacB family sugar-phosphate isomerase — protein MKIALINENSQAAKNAIIAEALTKAVAPQGHTVYNYGQYAVDDAAQLTYIQNGILAAILLNSGAADFVVTGCGTGQGAMLACNSFPGVICGLVVDPSDAYLFSQINNGNAVSLPYAKGFGWGAELNLENLFTQRFKEEGGRGYPSDRVVPQQRNKKILDAVKEVTYNDLISILKGLDQDLVKGAISGAKFQEYFFANSKDAELTSFIKSLLA, from the coding sequence ATGAAAATTGCATTGATTAACGAGAACAGCCAGGCTGCCAAGAACGCTATCATTGCCGAAGCGCTGACTAAAGCCGTTGCACCGCAAGGTCACACCGTATACAACTACGGTCAGTACGCCGTTGATGACGCTGCACAACTGACCTACATCCAGAACGGTATTCTGGCAGCTATCCTGCTGAACTCTGGTGCTGCTGATTTCGTGGTAACCGGTTGCGGTACCGGCCAGGGGGCGATGCTGGCCTGTAACTCTTTCCCGGGTGTGATCTGTGGTCTGGTTGTTGACCCGTCCGATGCCTACCTGTTCTCCCAGATCAACAACGGTAACGCCGTTTCTCTGCCGTATGCCAAAGGCTTCGGCTGGGGCGCTGAGCTGAACCTGGAAAACCTGTTCACTCAACGGTTCAAAGAAGAAGGTGGCCGTGGCTACCCGAGCGACCGCGTTGTTCCGCAACAGCGTAACAAGAAGATCCTGGACGCAGTGAAAGAAGTTACCTATAACGATCTGATCTCCATCCTGAAAGGCTTGGATCAGGATCTGGTTAAAGGTGCTATTTCTGGTGCTAAATTCCAGGAATACTTCTTTGCCAACAGCAAAGATGCAGAACTGACCAGCTTTATCAAATCGCTGCTGGCATAA